A genomic window from Solanum dulcamara chromosome 11, daSolDulc1.2, whole genome shotgun sequence includes:
- the LOC129874404 gene encoding 40S ribosomal protein S4-like, whose protein sequence is MARGLKKHLKRLNAPKHWMLDKLGGAFAPKPSSGPHKSRECLPLVIILRNRLKYALTYREVISILMQRQVMVDGKVRTDKTYPAGFMDVVSIPKTNESFRLLYDTKGRFRLHSLRDEEAKFKLCKVRSVQFGQKGIPYLNTYDGRTIRYPDPLIKANDTIKLDLDSNKIVDFIKFDVGNVVMVTGGRNRGRVGILKNREKHKGSFETVHIQDSLGHEFATRLGNVFTLGKGTKPWVSLPKGKGIKLSIIEEARKRLAGQSATAA, encoded by the exons ATG GCAAGAGGGTTGAAGAAACATTTGAAGAGGCTCAATGCGCCGAAGCATTGGATGCTTGATAAGCTTGGAGGTGCTTTT GCTCCCAAGCCTTCTTCTGGTCCACATAAATCAAGGGAATGTTTGCCATTGGTTATTATCCTCAGGAACAGGTTGAAATATGCTTTGACTTACCGTGAGGTCATTTCTATCTTGATGCAACGACAAGTTATGGTTGATGGTAAAGTTAGGACAGATAAGACTTACCCCGCTGGTTTCATGG aTGTTGTTTCTATTCCAAAGACAAATGAGAGCTTCCGACTTCTTTATGACACTAAGGGTCGCTTCCGTCTGCACTCACTCAGAGATGAGGAAGCCAAG TTCAAACTTTGTAAGGTTCGATCAGTTCAGTTTGGACAGAAGGGGATCCCATATCTCAACACTTATGATGGAAGAACAATCCGTTACCCTGATCCCCTCATCAAGGCCAATGACACCATCAAGCTTGACTTAGATTCCAATAAGATTGTTGACTTCATCAAATTTGATGTTGGAAATGTGGTCATGGTGACTGGTGGTAGAAACAGGGGACGTGTTGGAATTCTCAAGAACAGGGAAAAGCACAAGGGTAGCTTTGAGACAGTTCACATTCAGGATTCCCTTGGGCATGAGTTTGCTACCCGCTTGGGAAATGTGTTCACTCTTGGTAAAGGTACTAAGCCATGGGTGTCTCTACCTAAGGGTAAAGGTATCAAGTTATCTATCATTGAAGAGGCTCGCAAGAGGCTGGCTGGTCAATCAGCTACAGCTGCTTAA
- the LOC129874673 gene encoding disease resistance protein RPM1-like — MAEVAIIYFLRRLGYQLIQEGNVLSGVQDEIEWIKKEFQAMVAFLRDADKRQQRDETVAGWVKEVRILAFNAEDVIDEFLIQMATTHWNSVYFFKYLKIRYQIGSHIRKIKKQVIEVKERKDRYVVNGLMMCEDALVASSYRGTGGMSSRGPGAASPFVREDDIVGIEHDVEQLMKLVLEGNVKNFLAISVFGMGGLGKTTLVKEVFKKSKASFDCHSWVFVSQSCNLKDVLKNILFGFIASRGEPALDVMGAMDEGWLLERTNHYLQDKKYLLVLDDIWDDNLWEELKHAFPRRKGRIIITTRIRGLASPLEDNFQIYDLQPLPYELAWRIFCKKAFRSSQGTCPDDLKEFAEAIVRKCGGLPLAIVAIGGLLSCKGRNSRVWQSVLDTLDWEFNHHRDIERLNKALLFSYNHLPFYLKYCFLYLGLFPENYEIGRKRLIRMWVAEGFVEGTAQRTEEEVANHYFVQLTERSMIQAVTIHARDVVKACKLHDLMRDVANHMLQEEKFGSVLEEVDKTIQERQRRLAIYEDADGIPSDISKLNLRSLLIFRVNELSFSALQKLLRQLKLVRVLDLQYAPLEKLPNEIGNLIHLRYLDLRGTLIKDLPKSVKNLRNLQTLDVRNTEVKHLPAGINELQHLGHLLLSNFCDRENGFVKMASGGKHFVKLQTLSGIESDEHLVKQLRSLTSLRKLYIGKMTQANSVDFCQSLERMSKLRSLTVLSESPFEQNIQMESLTKSTKHLEKLKLQIHMKKLPGWFASLSCLHSLYLFKNFLTEDPFPILGKLPSLAILTLASSAYVNNIVNIPPLGFPKLKLLRILGMENWTSWTPIEKGSMPEIQFLLIANCPRLTSLPDGFNHLASLDDLTLMGMSLAFAHKLQNTDKWKISHVKEVSIISEVNGQIVKKKLNTSPVN; from the coding sequence ATGGCTGAAGTTGCAATCATATACTTTCTGAGAAGGCTAGGCTATCAGTTAATACAAGAAGGAAATGTTCTATCAGGGGTGCAAGATGAAATTGAGTGGATCAAGAAAGAGTTTCAAGCCATGGTAGCTTTTCTAAGAGATGCTGACAAGAGGCAACAGAGAGATGAAACTGTGGCTGGTTGGGTAAAAGAAGTAAGAATCTTGGCTTTTAATGCTGAAGATGTTATTGATGAATTTCTTATTCAAATGGCTACTACTCATTGGAATAGCGTATACTTCTTTAAGTACTTGAAAATAAGGTATCAAATTGGCTCTCACATcagaaaaatcaagaaacaagtcattgaagtcaaagaaagaaaagatagataTGTTGTCAATGGATTAATGATGTGTGAAGATGCATTAGTAGCTAGTAGCTATAGAGGCACTGGTGGAATGTCCTCTAGAGGTCCTGGTGCAGCATCCCCTTTTGTTCGAGAAGACGATATTGTGGGAATTGAACATGATGTCGAACAGCTAATGAAGCTCGTATTAGAAGGAAACGTGAAGAATTTCCTCGCGATTTCAGTGTTTGGTATGGGGGGTTTGGGTAAAACTACTCTTGTGAAAGAAGTTTTCAAGAAGTCAAAAGCGTCGTTTGATTGCCATTCTTGGGTTTTCGTGTCACAATCTTGTAATTTAAAGGATGTCTTGAAAAACATCCTCTTTGGATTCATAGCTAGTAGAGGTGAGCCAGCTCTGGATGTCATGGGTGCCATGGATGAGGGATGGTTACTGGAGAGGACTAATCACTACTTGCAAGACAAGAAGTACTTGCTAGTTCTTGATGATATATGGGATGATAACCTATGGGAAGAGCTTAAACATGCATTTCCGCGAAGAAAAGGGCGAATCATAATTACAACAAGAATTCGCGGTTTAGCATCCCCTCTTGAGGATAATTTCCAAATCTATGATCTCCAACCCCTCCCATATGAATTAGCTTGGAGAATCTTTTGCAAGAAGGCGTTTCGATCATCTCAGGGGACTTGTCCTGATGACTTGAAGGAATTCGCGGAGGCCATAGTGAGAAAATGTGGAGGTTTGCCTCTTGCAATTGTAGCCATCGGAGGCTTATTGTCATGTAAGGGAAGAAATAGTCGTGTGTGGCAATCCGTTCTCGATACCTTAGATTGGGAATTCAACCATCACCGAGACATTGAACGTCTAAACAAGGCCTTGTTGTTCAGCTATAATCACCTTCCCTTTTACCTTAAGTATTGTTTCCTTTATCTCGGTTTGTTCCCTGAGAACTATGAGATTGGGAGGAAAAGGCTGATCCGAATGTGGGTAGCCGAGGGGTTTGTTGAGGGAACTGCTCAGAGAACAGAGGAAGAGGTCGCTAACCATTACTTTGTGCAGCTTACTGAGAGGAGTATGATTCAAGCAGTCACTATACATGCTCGAGATGTGGTGAAAGCGTGCAAGTTGCATGATCTAATGCGTGatgtggccaatcacatgctacAGGAAGAGAAATTTGGATCCGTCTTGGAAGAAGTCGACAAGACCATTCAAGAGAGACAAAGGAGACTTGCAATCTATGAAGATGCAGATGGTATCCCCTCAGACATCAGTAAGTTAAATCTGAGGTCCCTTCTCATTTTTAGAGTAAATGAATTGTCATTTTCTGCTCTACAGAAACTGCTAAGGCAGCTCAAATTGGTAAGAGTTCTAGATTTACAATATGCTCCTCTAGAGAAACTACCAAATGAGATTGGTAATTTGATTCATCTCCGGTATTTAGACTTAAGAGGGACTTTGATAAAAGATCTTCCAAAATCAGTGAAGAACTTGAGAAATCTCCAGACATTAGATGTGAGAAATACAGAAGTTAAACATTTGCCTGCTGGAATCAATGAGCTGCAACACCTAGGACATCTTCTCCTATCGAATTTCTGTGACAGGGAAAATGGATTTGTGAAGATGGCTAGTGGGGGAAAACACTTTGTGAAGCTGCAAACACTATCTGGAATTGAATCAGATGAACACTTGGTGAAACAACTTAGAAGTTTAACAAGCTTGAGGAAACTCTACATAGGGAAAATGACACAAGCCAACAGCGTTGATTTTTGCCAATCATTAGAAAGGATGAGCAAGTTGAGGTCCTTAACAGTGTTAAGTGAGAGTCCATTTGAACAAAACATACAAATGGAATCTCTCACAAAGTCCACCAAGCACTTGGAGAAACTCAAACtccaaattcatatgaaaaaatTGCCTGGATGGTTCGCTTCTCTTAGTTGCCTTCACTCATTGTACCTTTTCAAGAACTTCTTAACAGAAGATCCATTTCCTATTCTTGGAAAGCTTCCAAGCCTAGCTATTCTGACATTAGCATCTTCAGCTTACGTAAACAATATCGTTAACATCCCTCCCCTAGGATTTCCTAAGCTCAAACTATTGAggattcttggcatggaaaaTTGGACTAGTTGGACGCCTATTGAGAAGGGTTCAATGCCAGAAATTCAGTTTCTTCTGATAGCTAATTGTCCAAGGCTAACAAGCTTACCAGATGGCTTCAATCACCTTGCTAGCCTTGATGATCTCACCCTTATGGGCATGTCACTCGCCTTCGCTCATAAATTGCAGAACACTGATAAGTGGAAAATCAGCCATGTCAAGGAAGTTTCAATCATTTCAGAAGTCAATGGCCAAATTGTCAAGAAAAAACTCAACACTTCTCCCGTTAACTAA
- the LOC129872277 gene encoding protein PLASTID TRANSCRIPTIONALLY ACTIVE 12, chloroplastic has translation MASVLSTSLYQDRGLRIVASTDGFVPGICCPYRKTLFTGTIPVSIWQLKFVSSSPFQKAPLAPCIKCENKEKNQGSFEQVSVERYPYHSYMDSTSGQLEPASGARASIPGQEYWPEGTASRVRAARAPEPDGISTGTPSYGKTPGSRRKKYKAAASTSQPSDINVISDDPLETPDNVPEEPKDLSSEYVIYQPEQAEEELTGYELDKRHGRPHPFIDPKAKKEIEKPLTSEELWWNWRKPEKEQWSRWQRRRPDVETVFLKAMAETGQVKLYGEHPTLTETALYRARRHLYKEERLQAEKEKMEKIGPIAYYSEWVKAWKRDTSRDAIQKHFEETGEDENTQLIEMFCHQTDREYRIMMGTDMRIPRDPLAMRMREDQIKQIWGGDPVYPTINYIQDPDEVIDFRGPDFHEPTPNMLAYLKEHGKVISREELEKILAKEKTEDIEVAEIDEAMARAVDIGENDDEEGSEAEGEEEDEKITRNWSVLKSNPELSKSKGKPKKKGMSLEEAVDDSENLTDFLMDFDEDE, from the exons ATGGCTTCTGTATTGTCTACTTCCTTGTATCAAG ATAGAGGACTGAGAATTGTAGCCTCTACAGATGGATTTGTGCCTGGCATTTGTTGCCCATATCGGAag ACCTTGTTTACAGGTACTATTCCTGTTTCAATATGGCAGCTCAAATTTGTCTCCAGTAGTCCATTTCAAAAggctcctttagctccttgtATAAAGTGTGAGAATAAGGAAAAGAATCAGGGCTCCTTTGAGCAGGTGTCCGTCGAGCGTTACCCTTATCACAGTTATATGGACTCTACTTCTGGGCAACTTGAACCAGCATCTGGAGCTCGCGCTAGTATTCCTGGGCAGGAGTACTGGCCAGAAGGCACAGCTAGTCGAGTTCGGGCCGCTAGGGCTCCTGAACCAGATGGTATTTCAACTGGAACTCCATCTTATGGAAAAACTCCTGGAAGTAGAAGAAAGAAGTACAAGGCAGCTGCTTCCACTTCCCAGCCTTCAGACATCAATGTAATTTCTGATGATCCTCTGGAGACTCCAGATAATGTACCAGAAGAGCCAAAGGATCTTTCCTCAGAGTATGTCATTTATCAGCCTGAACAAGCTGAAGAGGAGCTAACAGGCTATGAGCTGGATAAAAGACATGGACGGCCACACCCATTTATTGATCCAAAGGCAAAGAAGGAAATAGAGAAGCCACTTACTAGTGAAGAACTATGGTGGAATTGGAGAAAGCCTGAAAAAGAGCAATGGTCTAGGTGGCAGAGGCGGCGCCCTGATGTTGAAACG GTGTTTCTTAAAGCTATGGCAGAGACAGGACAAGTAAAGCTCTATGGTGAGCATCCTACATTGACAGAGACTGCACTCTATAGAGCAAGGAGACATTTATATAAGGAGGAAAG GCTGCAggctgaaaaagaaaaaatggaaaagaTTGGTCCTATTGCATACTACTCAGAGTGGGTCAAAGCTTGGAAGAGAGATACTTCTCGAGATGCCATTCAAAAGCATTTTGAAGAGACTGGTGAAGATGAGAACACTCAACTCATCGAAATGTTCTGCCATCAAACAGATCGTGAATACCGCATAATGATGGGAACTGATATGCGTATTCCTCGTGATCCGTTGGCCATGAGAATGCGGGAGGATCAAATAAAACAAA TTTGGGGTGGAGATCCAGTTTACCCAACCATTAATTACATTCAGGACCCAGATGAAGTGATTGATTTCAGGGGTCCAGACTTCCATGAACCAACACCAAATATGTTGGCCTATCTGAAAGAG CATGGCAAAGTAATATCAAGAGAGGAGCTAGAGAAAATTCTGGCCAAAGAGAAGACGGAAGATATTGAG GTGGCAGAAATTGATGAAGCTATGGCAAGAGCTGTTGACATTGGTGAAAATGAT GATGAAGAAGGAAGTGAGGCTGAAGGTGAAGAGGAGGATGAGAAAATTACACGCAACTGGAGTGTTTTGAAAAGTAATCCCGAGCTTAGCAAATCAAAG GGTAAACCCAAAAAGAAAGGCATGTCTCTGGAGGAAGCTGTAGACGATTCTGAAAATTTAACAGACTTTCTTATGGACTTTGATGAGGATGAGTGA